The following proteins are co-located in the Synergistaceae bacterium genome:
- a CDS encoding OmpA family protein → MTELFPVRRRRQQNYWMSISDLMSGLMIIFLFVAVMYMNSVSKSKERLMEYAKDLEAGKAKIEQIVVIWNKMQENLYNDLTEEFKEDLPKWKASLNRDTLSIRFEEPSVFFEAGSARLTEGFRAILDDFFPRYLNILQKYLDSIAEVRIEGHTSSEWIGAENALDAYFKNMELSQDRTRSVLQYCLTIPQIKTQRSWAIKNITANGLSSSTPILNAAGQEDPFLSRRVEFRVRTDAEKRIVTILEDVQ, encoded by the coding sequence GTGACGGAGTTGTTTCCTGTCAGGCGGCGCAGGCAACAAAATTACTGGATGTCGATTTCCGATTTGATGTCCGGATTGATGATCATTTTTTTGTTTGTTGCCGTCATGTACATGAACAGCGTCTCAAAAAGTAAAGAGCGGCTGATGGAGTATGCAAAGGACCTGGAAGCCGGCAAGGCAAAAATTGAACAAATTGTGGTGATATGGAATAAAATGCAGGAAAATCTTTATAATGACCTGACGGAGGAATTTAAAGAGGATTTACCGAAGTGGAAAGCTTCGTTGAACAGAGACACTCTTTCCATTCGTTTTGAAGAGCCCTCCGTGTTTTTCGAAGCGGGCAGCGCAAGGCTGACGGAGGGTTTCAGGGCAATTCTGGATGATTTCTTCCCCAGATATTTGAATATACTGCAGAAATATCTTGACAGCATAGCGGAAGTGCGGATAGAGGGGCATACGTCCTCCGAGTGGATTGGCGCGGAAAACGCTCTTGACGCGTATTTTAAAAATATGGAGCTTTCACAGGACCGGACTCGTTCGGTGCTGCAGTACTGCCTGACGATTCCTCAGATAAAAACTCAGCGGAGTTGGGCAATAAAAAATATAACCGCCAACGGACTTTCCTCCAGCACGCCGATTCTCAATGCCGCCGGGCAGGAAGATCCTTTCTTATCCCGACGGGTGGAGTTTCGCGTTCGGACGGACGCGGAGAAACGCATCGTCACCATTCTTGAGGACGTCCAATGA